One genomic segment of Tripterygium wilfordii isolate XIE 37 chromosome 9, ASM1340144v1, whole genome shotgun sequence includes these proteins:
- the LOC120006052 gene encoding probable glucan endo-1,3-beta-glucosidase BG4 produces the protein MNSFSISISSSNINRTTYTKLIRLITLLFPLFVVRQVIFISATLNQMTITEASIDIGVTYQLLGDKQPQPSDVINLYKKYGIGKIRLYEPDPPTLDALKGTQISVALGIPKNDIPNLASGQGATNHWFSSKVQPYLDNVLLSYIVVGNDLIPGEYSSYIPTIMDYLQSILNSSNLHGIKVTTAVPITTLVTSYPPSTGPFIKEAHGAFGRVLKFLSKQGSPLMINVYPYYAYATEPVNIRLDYAQFTAKEAIFQDKGLSYLNLFDAMVDAFYYAMERLGVSDVDVVVGETGWPSAGNGNFTTPKLAATYNQHFIKHILNFNGTPKRAGAYVEGFLHTMINENFQFNPGNQNFGLFNPNMQPVYPLFSN, from the exons ATGAATTCATTCTCAATCAGCATATCATCATCAAATATAAATAGGACCACATACACTAAGTTGATACGATTAATCACTCTCTTGTTTCCTCTCTTTGTTGTTCGCCAAG TTATCTTCATATCAGCCACTCTCAACCAAATGACCATCACAGAAGCATCAATAGACATTGGTGTTACTTATCAATTGTTGGGAGACAAGCAACCTCAACCAAGCGATGTGATCAATCTCTACAAAAAGTACGGCATTGGCAAGATTAGACTCTATGAACCTGATCCTCCTACACTTGACGCACTAAAGGGAACCCAAATTAGTGTCGCTCTTGGCATACCAAAAAATGACATACCCAATTTAGCTAGTGGTCAAGGAGCTACAAACCATTGGTTTTCATCCAAAGTTCAACCTTACCTTGACAATGTTCTCTTATCATATATCGTCGTTGGCAATGACCTTATACCGGGTGAATATTCCTCGTATATTCCGACTATAATGGATTATCTCCAAAGCATCCTGAATTCATCAAACCTGCATGGTATTAAGGTTACTACTGCGGTGCCTATAACCACATTGGTGACTTCTTATCCACCTTCAACTGGACCATTCATAAAGGAAGCACATGGTGCATTTGGTAGAGTTCTAAAGTTTCTATCAAAACAAGGATCGCCCCTTATGATCAATGTGTATCCTTACTATGCCTATGCAACTGAACCAGTAAATATTCGGCTTGATTACGCACAATTTACAGCGAAAGAAGCAATTTTTCAAGATAAGGGGTTGAGTTACTTGAACCTGTTTGATGCCATGGTTGATGCTTTCTACTACGCAATGGAGAGATTGGGTGTTAGTGATGTTGATGTAGTGGTAGGTGAGACTGGTTGGCCTTCTGCAGGGAATGGAAACTTCACAACTCCAAAGCTTGCTGCGACATATAATCAACACTTCATTAAACATATATTGAATTTTAATGGGACACCAAAAAGAGCTGGAGCTTACGTAGAAGGGTTtcttcataccatgatcaatgAAAATTTCCAATTTAATCCTGGAAATCAAAATTTTGGACTTTTCAATCCCAATATGCAGCCTGTTTACCCCTTGTTTAGTAATTGA
- the LOC120004875 gene encoding germin-like protein subfamily 3 member 3, whose product MARLDLAPDGVVPIHIHPGASEVLIVIQGSIFAGFISSSANKVYVKSLNKGDIMIFPQGLLHFQINAGKGPELAFVSFSSPVPGLQIVDFALFANDLPSEIIEKVTFLDDAQVKKLKGVLGGTN is encoded by the coding sequence ATGGCTCGTTTAGATTTGGCTCCTGATGGGGTTGTGCCAATACACATACACCCTGGAGCCTCAGAAGTACTAATTGTCATTCAAGGTTCTATCTTTGCAGGGTTTATTTCCTCCTCAGCCAATAAGGTTTACGTCAAGTCACTTAACAAGGGAGACATTATGATATTCCCACAAGGGTTATTGCACTTTCAAATCAATGCAGGGAAGGGTCCAGAATTGGCTTTTGTTAGCTTCAGTAGTCCAGTCCCAGGTCTTCAAATCGTGGACTTTGCTTTGTTTGCTAATGATTTGCCTTCAGAGATTATTGAGAAGGTTACTTTCCTTGATGATGCTCAGGTTAAGAAGCTTAAAGGTGTCCTTGGTGGCACTAATTAA
- the LOC120005684 gene encoding MOB kinase activator-like 1A, translating to MSLFGLGSRNQKTFRPKKNTPSGSKGAQLQRHIDATLGSGNLREAVRLPPGEDINEWLAVNTVDFFNQVNLLFGTLTEFCTPSNCPTMTAGAKYEYRWADGVTIKKPIEVSAPKYVEYLMDWIEVQLDDESIFPQKLGVPFPANFIDVVKTIFKRLFRVYAHIYHSHFQKIVSLKEEAHLNTCFKHFVLFTWEFRLIDKGELAPLYDLVESILQL from the exons ATGAGTCTCTTCGGCCTCGGTAGCAG AAACCAGAAGACATTTCGCCCTAAGAAGAATACGCCATCTGGAAGTAAG GGGGCTCAACTTCAAAGGCACATTGATGCAACTTTGGGCAGTGGGAATCTGAGGGAGGCTGTACGACTACCTCCAGGAGAAGACATCAACGAATGGCTAGCTGTGAACA CGGTTGATTTCTTCAACCAAGTGAACCTTCTGTTTGGCACTCTTACTGAATTCTGCACACCATCCAACTGTCCAACAATGACAGCAGGGGCGAA ATACGAGTATAGATGGGCTGATGGAGTTACTATCAAGAAACCAATAGAGGTATCTGCTCCAAAGTATGTTGAGTATTTAATGGACTGGATTGAAGTTCAGCTAGATGATGAGTCTATTTTTCCACAGAAGTTAG GGGTACCCTTTCCAGCGAATTTCATAGATGTTGTCAAGACAATATTTAAACGATTGTTCCGTGTCTATGCTCACATATATCACTCACATTTTCAGAAGATTGTGAGTCTGAAGGAAGAAGCTCATCTGAATACCTGCTTCAAACATTTTGTTCTCTTTACATGG GAATTCCGCTTGATAGATAAGGGGGAACTTGCTCCTCTCTACGACCTTGTCGAGTCTATTTTGCAACTATAA